A DNA window from Arachis duranensis cultivar V14167 chromosome 3, aradu.V14167.gnm2.J7QH, whole genome shotgun sequence contains the following coding sequences:
- the LOC107478420 gene encoding cationic amino acid transporter 8, vacuolar-like, translating into MEEPPPPPTSAIPNARTRSYWRWSKQDFFPEPSFQSFTTYRAALASACPRLRDRLLSRSSDNNELNVLPQASENPMRRCLTAWDLTWLAFGSVVGSGIFVITGQEARTDAGPAIVLSYAISGFSALLSALCYTEFAVDVPVAGGSFSFLRIELGDFIAFLAAGNILLEAVVGAAGLGRSWSSYFASMIKNDPDFFRIRVNSFQEGFNMLDPIAVVVLFIANGVAMSSTRNTSILNSLSSIVTTLVIVFIIVVGFVHGKASNLTPFFPMGMKGVFNAAAVVYWSYTGFDMVATMAEETKNPARDIPIGLVGSMSMITVIYCLMALALVSMVNYTQIDVDAAYSVAFVQIGMKWAKYLVSICALKGMTTSLLVGSMGQARYMTQIARSHMIPPFFALVHPKTGTPVNATLVITLLSSIVGLFSSLDVLSNVFSISTLFIFMLMAVALLVRRYYVRQKTSQEDLMRVLGCLFVIIASSAVGTALWNANKLGWIGYTVAAVVWLIGTLAMSFLPKQRTPKVWGVPLVPWLPSLSIATNLFLIGSLEPDAFWRFFLCTAFMLLYYIFVGVHATYDVEHQNSQDFKDVKPTDEPNHAPFVT; encoded by the coding sequence ATGGAGGAACCGCCACCACCGCCCACCTCCGCCATCCCCAACGCCCGCACCCGGAGCTACTGGCGATGGAGTAAGCAAGACTTCTTTCCGGAGCCCTCATTTCAGAGCTTCACCACCTACCGGGCCGCCCTTGCCTCCGCGTGCCCCCGTCTCAGGGATCGCCTCCTCAGCCGCTCCTCTGACAACAACGAGCTCAACGTCCTCCCTCAGGCTAGCGAGAATCCCATGCGCCGCTGCCTCACCGCCTGGGACCTCACCTGGCTCGCTTTCGGCTCCGTCGTCGGCTCCGGAATCTTTGTAATCACCGGCCAGGAGGCCCGCACCGACGCCGGTCCCGCCATCGTTCTCTCCTACGCCATCTCTGGCTTCTCCGCCCTCCTCTCCGCCCTCTGCTACACCGAGTTCGCAGTCGACGTCCCCGTCGCCGGCGGCTCTTTCTCCTTCCTCCGCATTGAGCTTGGTGACTTCATTGCCTTCCTTGCCGCCGGAAACATCCTCCTCGAGGCTGTTGTAGGCGCTGCCGGCCTCGGCCGTTCGTGGTCCTCTTATTTTGCCAGTATGATCAAGAACGATCCGGATTTCTTCCGGATCCGGGTGAATTCCTTCCAAGAAGGGTTCAACATGCTGGATCCAATTGCTGTTGTCGTTCTTTTTATCGCCAACGGTGTTGCAATGAGCAGCACTAGGAATACCTCAATCCTGAATTCGCTCAGCTCCATTGTCACTACGCTTGTTATTGTGTTCATCATCGTAGTTGGATTTGTTCACGGTAAAGCCTCAAACCTGACGCCATTCTTTCCTATGGGGATGAAGGGAGTGTTCAATGCTGCTGCGGTTGTGTATTGGTCTTATACAGGCTTCGACATGGTGGCAACTATGGCTGAGGAAACCAAGAACCCTGCCAGGGATATACCCATTGGTTTGGTTGGTTCCATGTCGATGATCACGGTTATTTACTGCTTGATGGCTTTGGCGCTTGTGTCAATGGTGAATTACACTCAGATCGATGTAGATGCGGCTTATTCCGTGGCGTTCGTTCAGATCGGAATGAAGTGGGCTAAGTACCTTGTGAGTATCTGTGCATTGAAAGGAATGACCACAAGCTTGCTTGTTGGGTCAATGGGGCAAGCAAGGTATATGACACAAATTGCAAGGTCTCACATGATTCCTCCCTTCTTTGCACTGGTTCATCCCAAAACTGGTACCCCTGTCAATGCCACCTTGGTTATCACTTTGCTGAGCTCCATTGTTGGGCTTTTCTCAAGCTTGGACGTTTTGTCCAATGTCTTCTCCATTAGTACTCTTTTCATTTTCATGCTCATGGCTGTCGCGCTTTTGGTGAGGAGGTACTACGTCAGGCAGAAGACGTCCCAAGAGGATTTGATGAGGGTTCTTGGCTGCTTGTTCGTGATCATTGCATCTTCTGCCGTAGGGACTGCTCTTTGGAACGCCAATAAACTGGGTTGGATTGGGTATACAGTGGCTGCAGTTGTGTGGCTAATAGGTACATTGGCAATGAGCTTCCTTCCCAAGCAAAGGACTCCAAAGGTTTGGGGTGTTCCGTTGGTTCCGTGGTTGCCTTCTCTGTCAATTGCTACCAACCTCTTCTTGATAGGCTCATTGGAACCCGACGCTTTCTGGAGGTTCTTCCTTTGCACTGCGTTTATGCTTCTCTATTACATTTTTGTGGGAGTACACGCAACTTATGATGTGGAGCATCAAAATAGCCAGGATTTCAAAGATGTGAAGCCAACGGACGAACCCAACCACGCTCCTTTTGTCACATAG